A genomic region of Geothrix edaphica contains the following coding sequences:
- a CDS encoding NAD(P)-dependent alcohol dehydrogenase: MTLNVLGYAAQSPTSALAPFPFERRDPRPDDVVIDILYCGVCHSDLHTARNDWGWTTYPIVPGHEIIGRVRSVGAAVTRYKAGDAVGVGCLVDSCRHCKPCEHGEEQYCQNGFTGTYGGTDRHDGRPTQGGYSDQLVVSDRFVLKVPEGLDLKGAAPLLCAGITTWSPLRHWKVGPGSQVAVVGLGGLGHMGLKLAKALGAEVTLFTRSQGKEADARRLGADRVVLSTDAAQMASVAGCFDLIVDTVPYVHDLNPYLPTLATNGTLVLVGYLGGLEPMLNTVPMVLGRKSVAGSLIGGIAETQEMLDFCGKHGITSDVEVIRMQDINGAYERLLKSDVKYRFVIDMASLKD, translated from the coding sequence ATGACCCTCAACGTTCTCGGCTACGCCGCCCAGTCCCCCACCTCGGCGCTGGCGCCCTTCCCCTTCGAGCGCCGCGACCCCCGGCCTGACGACGTGGTGATCGACATCCTCTACTGCGGCGTCTGCCACTCGGACCTGCACACGGCCCGCAACGACTGGGGCTGGACCACGTACCCCATCGTCCCCGGCCACGAGATCATCGGCCGCGTGCGCTCGGTGGGCGCCGCCGTCACCCGCTACAAGGCGGGCGATGCTGTGGGCGTGGGCTGCCTGGTGGACTCCTGCCGCCACTGCAAGCCCTGCGAGCACGGCGAGGAGCAGTACTGCCAGAACGGCTTCACCGGCACCTACGGCGGCACGGACCGCCATGACGGCCGGCCCACCCAGGGCGGCTACTCGGACCAGCTCGTGGTGTCCGACCGCTTCGTGCTGAAGGTCCCCGAAGGGCTGGACCTGAAAGGCGCCGCGCCGCTTCTCTGTGCCGGCATCACCACCTGGTCGCCCCTGCGGCACTGGAAGGTGGGCCCGGGCAGCCAGGTGGCCGTGGTGGGCCTCGGCGGCCTCGGCCACATGGGCCTGAAGTTGGCCAAGGCCCTGGGCGCCGAGGTGACCCTCTTCACGCGCTCCCAGGGCAAGGAGGCCGATGCCCGGCGCCTGGGCGCGGACCGCGTGGTGCTGTCCACCGATGCCGCTCAGATGGCGTCGGTCGCGGGCTGCTTCGACCTCATCGTCGACACCGTGCCCTACGTCCACGACCTGAATCCCTACCTCCCGACCCTGGCCACGAACGGCACCCTCGTGCTGGTGGGCTACCTGGGTGGGCTGGAGCCCATGCTCAACACGGTGCCCATGGTCCTCGGCCGCAAGTCCGTGGCGGGCTCCCTCATCGGCGGCATTGCCGAGACGCAGGAGATGCTCGACTTTTGTGGGAAGCACGGCATCACGTCCGATGTGGAGGTCATCCGCATGCAGGACATCAACGGCGCCTACGAGCGCCTGCTGAAGAGCGATGTGAAGTACCGCTTCGTCATCGACATGGCCTCGCTGAAAGACTGA
- a CDS encoding AraC family transcriptional regulator, with protein sequence MSRTPNPSPAPSSDSGSPDLARLADLLLAHAPFDGTFELRLPGVHVSRASRAHKDFHHAVQRPALCLVAQGAKRVLLGPELYEYDASRVLVYSVDVPVSAQVTQASLEAPYLGVRIDLDPARIADLTARVYPLGLPRRGEGRAICVDQLDAPVINAVVRLLELASRPDEAELLAPLVLDEILIRLLRSPLGPRVALIGQEESQLHRVSKAVAWVRAHFDQPLDVERLATLVHMSPSSFHQHFKAVTAMSPLQYQKAIRLQEARRLMLLTRLDVGTAGRRVGYQSPSQFAREYGRYFGNAPTKDVARLREEAGSAGPAPAE encoded by the coding sequence ATGAGCCGAACGCCCAATCCCTCTCCGGCCCCGAGCTCCGATTCCGGCTCGCCAGACTTAGCGCGGCTCGCAGACCTGCTGCTGGCCCATGCGCCCTTCGACGGCACCTTCGAGCTGCGGCTGCCGGGCGTCCACGTCTCCCGGGCCTCCCGCGCCCACAAGGACTTCCACCACGCCGTGCAGCGGCCCGCGCTCTGCCTGGTGGCCCAGGGCGCGAAGCGGGTGCTGCTGGGGCCGGAGCTCTACGAGTACGACGCCTCGCGGGTGCTGGTCTACTCCGTGGATGTCCCCGTGTCGGCCCAGGTCACCCAGGCCAGCCTGGAGGCGCCCTACCTCGGCGTCCGCATCGACCTGGACCCGGCGCGGATCGCCGACCTGACGGCCAGGGTCTACCCCCTCGGCCTGCCCCGCCGGGGCGAGGGCCGCGCCATCTGCGTGGACCAATTGGACGCGCCGGTGATCAACGCGGTGGTGCGCCTGCTGGAGCTGGCCTCCCGGCCCGACGAGGCGGAGCTCCTGGCCCCGCTCGTCCTCGACGAGATCCTCATCCGGCTCCTGCGGAGCCCGCTGGGCCCGCGGGTGGCGCTGATCGGGCAGGAGGAGAGCCAGCTCCACCGGGTCTCCAAGGCCGTGGCCTGGGTCCGCGCCCACTTCGACCAGCCGCTGGATGTGGAGCGCCTCGCCACCTTGGTACACATGAGCCCCTCCTCCTTCCACCAGCACTTCAAGGCCGTCACCGCCATGAGCCCCCTGCAGTACCAGAAGGCCATCCGCCTTCAGGAAGCGCGGCGCCTCATGCTGCTCACCCGCCTCGATGTCGGCACCGCCGGCCGCCGCGTGGGCTACCAGAGCCCCTCGCAGTTCGCCCGGGAGTACGGGCGGTACTTCGGGAATGCGCCGACCAAGGATGTGGCGCGGCTGCGGGAGGAAGCGGGATCGGCAGGGCCTGCTCCTGCGGAGTGA
- a CDS encoding endonuclease/exonuclease/phosphatase family protein, translating into MDQTRLHIVTYNIHKGFSQFHRHLMVHELRERLRELGPDIVFLQEVQGLHSRNAKKYEDWPYKPQHEFLAEDVWQSTAYGGNVVYGHGHHGNAILTRFPIEHSHNQDVTHFRFERRGLLHCTIHLPGQTRALHCVCVHLSMFAPSRRRQLDALAGCIEGIADPDSPLIIAGDFNDWRNDADELLAHRLGMTEVFGGAFGSLDSPGRSFPSKRPLLRLDRIYVRGFTVELAEMHSGAPWSKISDHAALSAQLKWTGDEPPSPEREASAASRPAGPPAIQEGSQDRGRWWTGPSRR; encoded by the coding sequence ATGGACCAGACCCGCCTCCACATCGTCACCTACAACATCCACAAGGGATTCTCGCAATTCCATCGGCACCTGATGGTGCATGAGCTGAGGGAGCGACTGCGGGAGCTCGGTCCGGACATCGTGTTTCTCCAGGAGGTCCAGGGTCTGCACAGCAGGAACGCCAAAAAATACGAAGACTGGCCCTACAAGCCTCAGCACGAGTTCCTGGCGGAAGATGTCTGGCAGTCCACGGCCTATGGCGGCAACGTGGTGTACGGGCATGGGCACCATGGCAATGCGATCCTCACCCGCTTTCCGATCGAACATTCGCACAACCAGGACGTCACCCACTTTCGATTCGAGCGGCGGGGCCTGCTGCATTGCACCATCCACCTGCCGGGCCAGACCCGAGCGCTGCACTGTGTCTGTGTCCATCTCTCGATGTTCGCCCCCTCGCGGCGCCGCCAGCTGGATGCTCTCGCCGGATGCATCGAGGGCATTGCCGACCCCGACTCGCCCCTCATCATCGCCGGTGACTTCAACGACTGGCGGAACGATGCGGATGAACTGCTGGCCCATCGCCTCGGGATGACCGAGGTCTTCGGCGGAGCGTTCGGCAGTCTCGATTCGCCGGGCCGGAGCTTCCCCTCCAAGCGCCCCCTGCTGCGCCTGGATCGCATCTACGTGCGCGGCTTCACGGTGGAGCTGGCCGAAATGCATTCCGGCGCGCCCTGGTCGAAGATCTCAGACCACGCCGCACTCTCGGCGCAGTTGAAGTGGACGGGCGATGAGCCTCCGTCCCCGGAGAGGGAAGCCTCCGCCGCCAGCCGACCGGCCGGTCCCCCGGCGATTCAGGAGGGGAGCCAGGACCGCGGCCGCTGGTGGACCGGACCTTCCCGGCGTTGA
- a CDS encoding lmo0937 family membrane protein has translation MLWTIAVVLVVLWVLGLVTAYTMGGLIHVLLVLAVIAIIIQVIQGRRLL, from the coding sequence ATGTTGTGGACCATCGCCGTCGTTCTCGTCGTCCTCTGGGTCCTGGGGCTCGTGACCGCCTACACCATGGGCGGACTCATTCACGTGCTGCTGGTGCTCGCCGTCATTGCCATCATCATCCAGGTCATCCAGGGGCGACGGCTGCTCTAG
- a CDS encoding 23S rRNA (pseudouridine(1915)-N(3))-methyltransferase RlmH has product MYPISLIAFGRLRLEPCRGLERHYLDMLRPYARMEVTELTEGKGDPARQLKEEAERLRSRLKAVTCPVLLTPEGKLRDSEALARWLGERMDRGASLAFVLGSSHGFDPALKAEVKEQLSLSPMTFPHELSRVMLLEQLYRAFTILRGKDYHK; this is encoded by the coding sequence GTGTATCCCATCTCCCTCATCGCCTTCGGCCGCCTGCGCCTGGAACCCTGCCGGGGACTGGAGCGCCACTACCTGGACATGCTCCGCCCCTATGCCCGGATGGAGGTGACGGAATTGACCGAGGGAAAGGGCGATCCGGCCCGCCAGCTGAAGGAGGAGGCCGAGCGCCTGCGTTCCAGGCTGAAGGCCGTGACCTGCCCGGTCCTGCTCACGCCGGAGGGAAAACTCCGGGACAGCGAGGCCCTGGCCCGGTGGCTGGGGGAGCGCATGGACCGGGGCGCCAGCCTGGCCTTCGTGCTGGGGAGCAGCCATGGGTTCGACCCGGCCCTCAAGGCGGAGGTGAAGGAGCAGCTCAGCCTCTCCCCCATGACCTTCCCCCACGAGCTGAGCCGGGTGATGCTCCTGGAGCAGCTGTACCGGGCCTTCACGATCCTTCGGGGCAAGGACTACCATAAGTGA
- a CDS encoding NAD(P)H-dependent oxidoreductase — MNVLIINAHLTYPGWSEGKLNLAFMDQAKAFFLARGHQVAETYIERGYDPEEEVGKHVAADLVILQTPVNWFSAPWIYKKYVDEVFNAGLTTKVLLEGDGRTRQDPGWQYGTGGLMQGRAFMISATWNAPREAFDNPTGVLYGGKGTADLFLHITSNYKFMGFDILPDYGVFDIFKAPDIPRALEDYERHLETHCL, encoded by the coding sequence ATGAACGTTCTCATCATCAATGCCCACCTCACCTATCCCGGATGGTCCGAGGGCAAGCTGAATCTCGCCTTCATGGACCAGGCGAAGGCCTTCTTCCTGGCACGCGGACATCAGGTCGCCGAGACCTACATCGAGCGCGGCTATGACCCGGAAGAAGAGGTGGGGAAGCACGTGGCCGCCGACCTGGTGATCCTCCAGACGCCGGTGAACTGGTTCTCCGCGCCGTGGATCTACAAGAAATACGTGGATGAAGTCTTCAACGCTGGGCTGACCACCAAGGTCCTGCTCGAAGGCGATGGCCGCACGCGCCAGGATCCGGGCTGGCAGTACGGGACGGGTGGCCTCATGCAGGGGCGGGCCTTCATGATCTCCGCCACCTGGAATGCCCCAAGAGAGGCCTTCGACAACCCCACCGGCGTGCTGTACGGCGGCAAGGGAACGGCCGACCTGTTCCTCCACATCACCTCGAACTACAAGTTCATGGGGTTCGACATCCTCCCGGACTACGGGGTGTTCGACATCTTCAAGGCGCCGGATATTCCGCGCGCGCTTGAGGACTACGAGCGGCACCTGGAGACACACTGCCTGTAA
- a CDS encoding tautomerase family protein, producing the protein MRLCFPREAAMPYVNIRITREGATAEQKARLIQGATQLLVDVLGKNPQTTVVTIDEVDTDNWGIGGETITARRKQGK; encoded by the coding sequence ATCCGTCTATGCTTCCCCCGGGAGGCCGCCATGCCCTACGTGAACATCCGCATCACCCGCGAAGGCGCCACTGCCGAGCAGAAGGCCCGGCTCATCCAGGGCGCCACCCAGCTCCTGGTGGACGTGCTGGGCAAGAACCCCCAGACCACCGTGGTGACCATCGACGAAGTGGATACGGACAACTGGGGCATCGGCGGAGAGACCATCACCGCGCGACGGAAGCAGGGGAAGTAG
- a CDS encoding DNA-3-methyladenine glycosylase, which yields MNLEAPADHAARALLGMWLVREGVVLRITEVEAYGGSGDSASHARHGRTARNAPMWGPPGRAYLYFCYGMHWMLNVVTGPEGEASAVLIRGAEVVAGLETVLQRRKVAKPTPQLCAGPGKVAQALGLDRTFDGHDLLVPGGLELRPGTAPAGILAGPRLGIAFATAEDQARPWRFADADSRAVLQPKALSPL from the coding sequence ATGAATCTCGAGGCCCCCGCAGATCACGCCGCCCGCGCCTTGCTGGGCATGTGGCTGGTGCGCGAGGGCGTCGTCCTCCGCATCACGGAGGTGGAAGCCTACGGCGGCTCCGGGGACAGCGCCAGCCATGCGCGCCACGGCCGCACGGCCCGCAACGCCCCCATGTGGGGACCGCCGGGCCGGGCCTACCTCTACTTCTGCTACGGCATGCACTGGATGCTGAACGTGGTCACCGGGCCGGAAGGCGAAGCTTCCGCCGTGCTCATCCGGGGCGCCGAGGTCGTGGCAGGACTCGAGACGGTGCTGCAACGGCGGAAGGTCGCGAAGCCCACGCCCCAGCTCTGCGCGGGCCCCGGCAAGGTGGCCCAGGCCCTGGGCCTGGACCGGACCTTCGACGGCCACGACCTGCTGGTCCCGGGAGGGCTGGAGCTGCGACCCGGGACGGCGCCGGCCGGCATCCTCGCCGGCCCCCGCCTGGGCATCGCCTTCGCCACGGCGGAGGACCAGGCCCGCCCCTGGCGCTTCGCCGATGCGGACAGCCGCGCCGTCCTGCAACCGAAGGCCCTCTCGCCCCTCTGA
- a CDS encoding aldo/keto reductase — MKLRTLGTNGLNVSALGLGCMGLSFGLGPAVEKQEGIALIRAAVEKGVTFFDTAEVYGPWTNEALVGEALAPFKGRVAIATKFGFAIDQVSGQNPGGLNSRPERIRAVAEASLMRLRIDAIDLFYQHRVDPEVPIEDVAGTVKDLIREGKVKHFGLSEAGAATIRKAHAVQPVAALQSEYSLFWREPEVEIIPTLEALGIGFVPFSPLGKGFLTGKIDETTTFDPTDFRNVVPRFTPEARKANLALVEVLKTLALAKGATPAQLALAWLLAQKPWIVPIPGTTKLHRLEENLGGAALDLTAEDLKAIDAAASQVELQGARYPEHLQKLVGR, encoded by the coding sequence ATGAAGCTGCGAACACTCGGTACCAACGGCCTGAATGTCTCCGCCCTCGGCCTGGGCTGCATGGGCCTGAGCTTCGGGCTCGGCCCCGCCGTCGAGAAGCAGGAAGGCATCGCCCTCATCCGGGCCGCCGTGGAGAAGGGCGTCACCTTCTTCGACACGGCGGAGGTCTACGGCCCCTGGACGAACGAGGCGCTGGTGGGCGAGGCCCTGGCCCCCTTCAAGGGACGGGTGGCCATCGCCACCAAGTTCGGCTTCGCCATCGACCAGGTCTCGGGCCAGAACCCGGGCGGCCTGAACAGCCGGCCCGAGCGCATCCGGGCCGTGGCCGAGGCCTCGCTGATGCGCCTGCGCATCGACGCCATCGACCTCTTCTACCAGCACCGCGTGGATCCCGAGGTGCCCATCGAGGACGTGGCCGGCACGGTCAAGGACCTCATCCGGGAAGGCAAGGTCAAGCACTTCGGCCTCTCCGAAGCCGGCGCGGCCACCATCCGCAAGGCCCACGCCGTGCAGCCCGTGGCCGCCCTCCAGAGTGAGTACTCCCTCTTCTGGCGCGAGCCCGAGGTGGAGATCATCCCCACGCTCGAAGCGCTGGGCATCGGCTTCGTGCCCTTCAGTCCCCTCGGCAAGGGCTTCCTCACCGGCAAGATCGACGAGACCACCACCTTCGACCCCACCGACTTCCGCAACGTGGTGCCCCGCTTCACGCCCGAGGCCCGGAAGGCCAACCTCGCCCTGGTCGAGGTGCTCAAGACCCTCGCGCTCGCGAAGGGTGCGACGCCCGCTCAGCTCGCCCTGGCCTGGCTGCTGGCCCAGAAGCCCTGGATCGTCCCCATTCCCGGCACCACCAAGCTGCATCGGCTCGAAGAGAACCTGGGGGGCGCCGCCCTCGACCTGACCGCCGAAGACCTGAAGGCCATCGACGCTGCCGCCTCCCAGGTCGAGCTGCAGGGCGCGCGGTACCCGGAGCACCTGCAGAAGCTGGTGGGCCGCTGA
- a CDS encoding YcxB family protein, translating into MQITAHYTLTSDEALRGARTFKRSWYQVAVGAGVGLMLLGAYSLAAGQQRIPGLFLMLNGLLFAGLPEVVLRLARRRRGADAYTPVEVVFDDEGLTLRTQASEGGLPWSGFAGIQRQSGFWIFRTGPSRAVLLPERALDASASAELEAFLRARQLLRP; encoded by the coding sequence ATGCAGATCACGGCCCACTACACCCTCACCTCCGACGAGGCCCTGCGGGGCGCGCGGACCTTCAAGCGCAGCTGGTACCAGGTCGCCGTGGGCGCGGGGGTGGGGCTGATGCTGCTGGGCGCCTACAGCCTCGCCGCGGGGCAGCAGCGGATCCCAGGGCTGTTCCTGATGCTGAACGGCCTGCTCTTCGCGGGGTTGCCGGAGGTGGTCCTCCGCTTGGCCCGGCGCCGGCGCGGGGCCGATGCCTACACCCCCGTGGAGGTGGTCTTCGACGACGAAGGCCTCACCCTGCGAACCCAAGCCAGCGAGGGCGGCCTGCCCTGGTCCGGCTTCGCGGGCATCCAACGGCAGAGCGGCTTCTGGATCTTCCGCACGGGCCCCTCCCGGGCCGTGCTCCTGCCCGAGCGCGCCCTGGATGCCTCCGCCAGCGCCGAGCTGGAGGCCTTCCTCCGGGCCCGGCAGCTGCTGCGCCCATGA
- a CDS encoding AAA family ATPase: MSHPPKPRGTGQGATDLWSAVKKTAGRLMAWLDIQPPAVLFTLLAAVVLIPAAGVYSFSLIQKRTAPAGPVEALAVDGQAGGGAWSLNDQLPVVMGPGSLLSFLETNPVERVNVIYKPLTWDVSERMVLVESQGKYHAYYPSDMEARIFTGKAVTAAWAGQLVFIPRSELRAGNLRLIEQLDARFSGARPQSEKYAWLSVAGGLLSAVLVLGVLGFVVMQLKGHFKRLRFIEPSQVHGSIDDLVGMDDIKAEVAQIKDQYERRAEYAEYGIVKPFNVMFSGPAGTGKTKLASYLAKELGLPILFHSAANLETGLVAGGSNTLTRILAQATKRKRCIVFLDEAQDLFMKRGGRRKFDDDTSNTFLSVLDGVRSKNGAEIIWIVASNFNSETMQMDEAMLRRFQMKVDFRMPNQEERLAIITHYLGQRADKVLPDLDLRHLVAVTEGRSPADLETIVNQAGITAVQAGGLIGEATLMQAAERVLVGNVNVETTQERQRDRRIIATHEWGHFLVDLDHERKLTHDNWEQMLAEVKTIKISLMANPRTNALGFVFHKQGVNLLKSKGDIEHEVRVLLGGMANEELFFGEEGTTNGAHNDITRVTKLLHHAVGEMGMYRKTRLNFGALGQNRSDGGPDVDEETRSIMEAQSERLYGETKAVLAGLMPLTEHLVGKLLAKHEMSLGEALNEIRSFESG; encoded by the coding sequence ATGTCCCATCCGCCCAAACCCCGCGGCACAGGACAGGGCGCCACAGACCTGTGGTCTGCCGTCAAGAAGACCGCGGGGCGGCTCATGGCCTGGCTGGACATCCAGCCACCGGCGGTCCTGTTCACCCTGCTGGCCGCGGTCGTCCTGATTCCGGCCGCCGGCGTCTACTCGTTCAGCCTGATCCAGAAGCGGACCGCGCCCGCCGGGCCGGTCGAGGCTCTGGCCGTCGACGGCCAGGCGGGCGGTGGGGCGTGGTCGCTCAACGACCAGCTGCCCGTGGTCATGGGTCCCGGCTCGCTGCTGAGTTTTCTGGAAACCAACCCGGTCGAGCGGGTCAATGTGATCTACAAGCCACTGACCTGGGACGTATCCGAGCGCATGGTCCTGGTCGAGTCGCAGGGCAAGTATCACGCGTACTACCCCAGCGACATGGAGGCCCGGATCTTCACCGGCAAGGCTGTCACCGCGGCCTGGGCCGGCCAGCTGGTCTTCATCCCGCGCAGTGAACTCCGGGCCGGCAACCTCAGATTGATCGAGCAGCTGGACGCGCGCTTTTCTGGAGCCCGTCCACAGTCCGAGAAATACGCGTGGCTGTCGGTCGCCGGCGGCCTGCTGTCGGCAGTGCTTGTGCTGGGCGTGCTGGGGTTCGTGGTCATGCAGCTGAAGGGCCACTTCAAGAGGCTCAGATTCATCGAGCCATCGCAGGTGCATGGCTCCATTGATGACCTGGTCGGCATGGATGACATCAAGGCCGAGGTGGCCCAAATCAAGGATCAATATGAGCGCCGGGCGGAGTACGCCGAGTACGGCATCGTGAAGCCCTTCAATGTGATGTTCAGCGGCCCGGCGGGGACCGGCAAGACCAAGCTGGCCAGCTACCTGGCCAAGGAGCTGGGACTCCCGATCCTGTTCCACTCCGCAGCCAACCTTGAAACGGGCCTCGTGGCCGGGGGCTCGAATACGCTCACCCGCATCCTGGCGCAGGCGACGAAGCGCAAGCGCTGCATCGTCTTCCTGGACGAGGCCCAGGACCTCTTCATGAAGCGCGGAGGCCGCCGCAAGTTCGACGACGACACCTCGAACACCTTCCTGTCCGTGCTGGATGGTGTGCGAAGCAAAAACGGCGCCGAGATCATCTGGATCGTGGCCAGCAACTTCAACAGCGAAACCATGCAGATGGACGAGGCCATGCTGCGCCGCTTCCAGATGAAGGTGGACTTCCGCATGCCAAACCAGGAGGAGCGGCTGGCGATCATCACGCATTACCTGGGGCAGCGCGCCGACAAGGTGCTGCCCGACCTGGATCTTCGCCACCTCGTCGCCGTGACCGAGGGCCGCAGCCCCGCGGACCTGGAGACCATCGTCAATCAAGCCGGCATCACCGCCGTGCAGGCGGGCGGCCTGATCGGGGAGGCGACCCTGATGCAGGCCGCGGAGCGTGTGCTCGTGGGCAACGTCAATGTCGAAACCACCCAGGAACGCCAGCGCGACCGCCGCATCATCGCCACGCATGAGTGGGGCCACTTCCTGGTGGACCTCGACCACGAGCGGAAGCTGACCCACGACAACTGGGAGCAGATGCTGGCCGAGGTGAAGACCATCAAGATTTCGCTCATGGCCAACCCCCGCACCAATGCGCTGGGGTTCGTCTTCCACAAGCAGGGGGTCAACCTGCTCAAGTCTAAGGGCGACATCGAACACGAGGTGCGCGTGCTTCTGGGGGGCATGGCCAACGAGGAGCTGTTCTTCGGCGAGGAGGGCACCACCAACGGCGCGCACAACGACATCACCCGCGTGACGAAGCTGCTGCACCATGCCGTGGGCGAAATGGGCATGTACCGCAAGACCCGCCTCAATTTTGGCGCGCTCGGTCAGAACAGGTCCGATGGCGGCCCGGATGTGGACGAGGAAACGCGCAGCATCATGGAAGCGCAGAGCGAGCGCTTGTATGGCGAGACGAAGGCGGTCCTGGCCGGGCTCATGCCCCTGACCGAGCACCTGGTTGGCAAGCTGCTGGCGAAGCATGAGATGAGCCTGGGCGAGGCGCTGAACGAAATCCGCAGCTTCGAATCAGGCTGA